Proteins encoded within one genomic window of Chrysemys picta bellii isolate R12L10 chromosome 6, ASM1138683v2, whole genome shotgun sequence:
- the LOC112059572 gene encoding uncharacterized protein LOC112059572 has product MGRVDMASKERSIASFSAQDGLTLGMNQGCEAANWMGLRFNARKCASLRINGSGRDSVLATPFQIQGEAMIFLEDRQAYQHLSTPTGFHVQQSPEDTIAEIRDVARIYSSLLTPWQKINALNTFLVLRISFVLRGCAVTKVPLNKADYTIGQLVKKWMFLPQRASNELVYISHRQGSANIPRMGDLCDIAVITHAFGRAWTPW; this is encoded by the exons ATGGGAAGAGTGGACATGGCTTCGAAAGAAAG gtccattgcttcattcagtgcacaggatggacttaCACTGGGGATGAATCAAGGTTGTGAG GCTGCCAACTGGATGGGACTCCGCTTCAATGCCAGGAAGTGTGCATCCCTGCGTATCAATGGCAGTGGAAGGGATTCGGTCCTGGCAACACCATTTCAGATCCAGGGTGAAGCCATGATCTTTCTTGAGGACAGGCAAGCATACCAACATCTCAGCACGCCGACAGGTTTCCATGTCCAGCAGTCACCTGAGGATACCATCGCGGAGATACGAGATGTGGCCAGGATCTACTCCTCCCTACTGACACCCTGGCAGAAGATCAATGCCTTGAACACCTTCCTGGTCCTCCGTATCTCATTTGTTCTGAGGGGATGTGCCGTGACGAAGGTACCTCTGAACAAGGCAGACTACACCATTGGgcagctggtgaagaagtggaTGTTTCTTCCCCAGAGGGCCAGCAATGAATTGGTATACATCTCCCACAGGCAGGGCAGTGCCAACATCCCTCGTATGGGTGATCTCTGTGACATTGCAGTGATCACTCACGCCTTCGGACGTGCCTGGACGCCATGGTGA